Within Amycolatopsis sp. FDAARGOS 1241, the genomic segment GACTGTAGAACCCCATCGGCTGCGCGCGCAGCAGCCCGGCGCAGAACGCGGCCGGGTAGTAGCGCTTGAACCACGCCGATGCGTACACCAGCAGCGCGAACGACATCGAGTGCGCCTCGGGGAACCCGTAGCCGGAGAAGGCGTGGATCTGCTCGAAGATCCGGGCCGCCAGCTCGGGCGCCACGCCGTTGGCCGCGGCGCCTTCGAAGAACCGGCCCGCGAGCCGGCGCATCTTGGCGCTGGACCTCTTGGCCCCCATGGCCCGGCGCAGCTGGTCGGCTTCGGCCGCGGTGAACGAGGCGACGTCGCGCGCCATCTGCATCACCTGCTCCTGGAACAGGGGCACGCCGAGCGTGCGCTCCAAAGCGGACGCCAGCAGCGGGTGCGCGTGCTCCCACTTCTCTTCCCCGCGCCGGCGCCGGATGTACGGGTGCACGGAACCGCCCTGGATCGGGCCGGGCCGGATGAGCGCGACCTCCACCACGAGGTCGTAGAACTTCCGCGGCCGCAGGCGGGGCAGGGTGCCGAGCTGCGCGCGGGACTCGACTTGGAACACTCCCACCGCGTCGGCTTCGCAGAGCATGTCGTACACCGACGGGTCCGCGAGGTCGAGGTCGTGCAGTCCGATGTGGACGTCGTGGTGCTCGGCGACGAGGTCGATCGTGTAGTGCAGCGCCGAGAGCATGCCCAGCCCGAGCAGGTCGAACTTCGTCAGGCCGATCGCGGCGCAGTCGTCCTTGTCCCACTGCAGCACCGACCGGTCGGCGGCCGTCGCCCACTCGACGGGCACGATCTCGCTCACGGGCGTCTTCGCGATCACCATGCCACCGGAGTGCACACCGAGGTGGCGCGGGGTGTCCTCGAGCCAGGTGGCGCACTCCAGCACGTCTTCGGGGATGTCGTGCCCTTCCCGCTCCCCCGGCGCCGAACCGCTCGCGACGGACGACCAGCGGTCCACCTGCTTGCCGAACGCGTCCTGCTGCCCCTGCGAGTAGCCGAGCGCCTTCGCCGCGTCGCGGATCGCCGAGCGCGCGCGGTAGGTGATCACGTTCGCGACCTGCGCGGCGTGGAAGCGGCCGTGCTTCTCGTAGACGTACTGGATCACTTCCTCGCGCCGGTCGGACTCGATGTCGACGTCGATGTCCGGCGGCCCGTCGCGTTCGGGGGCGAGGAAGCGTTCGAACAGCAGGTTCCACTTCACCGGGTCGGCGTGGCTGATCTGCAGCGCGAAGCAGACGGCGGAGTTGGCGGCCGAGCCTCGGCCCTGCGCGAGGATGTTCTCCTGACGGCAGAACCGCACGATGTCCCACACCACCAGGAAGTAGCCGGGGAACCCGAGCCGGCGGATCACGTCGAGCTCGTGGTCGAGCTGCGCGTAGGCCTTCGGGTTGTCCGCGCGGCTGCCGTATCGCCGCGCGGCGCCCTCGAACGTGAGGTGGCGCAGGAAGTCGTCCTCGTCGGCGAACGCGGCGGGCACGCCGAACGGCGGCAGTTCCGGCGCGACCAGCGCGAGGTCGAACGCGCATTCCACGCCCAGCAACGCCGCCCGCTGCACCGCTCCCGGGTAGCGCGCGAAGCGGCCGGCCTGTTCGGCGCCACTGCGCAGGAACGCCGTGCCGTCGGCGGGCAGCCAGCCTTCCAGGTCGTCGACGGAGCGTCGCGCCCGGATCGCCGCGACCGCGGCCGCGTGGCGCGCCTGCTCGGGGCGCGCGTAGTGGACGTTGTTGGTCGCGACGGTCGGCAGCTTCAGCTCGCCGGCCAGCGCGGCAAGCAGGTCGTTGTGGACGTCGTCGAGCGGCAGGCCCTGCTCGAGCAGTTCGACGGCCACGTTGTCCCGGCCGAACCGGTCGGCCAGCGTCTTCAACGCGGCGGCCGCGCCCGCGTCGTCGCCGCGGGCGAGCGCGCCGCGGACGGCACCCTTGCGGCAGCCGCTGAGCACGAGGACGTGGCCGCGCAGCTCGTCGGCGACGTCGTCGAGCGCGAGCACCGGACGGCCCTTCTCCCCCGCCAGCTGCCCGCGCGAAATGACCGAGCACAGGCGCCGGTAGCCGTCGATGTCACGTGCGATGACCTGCAGGTGCGTGCCCGCCGGGTCGGCCACGCCGCCCTGCGGCGCCGGCAGGCCGAGCGACAGCTCCGCGCCGTACCCCGTGCGGACGCCGATCTCCCGCGCCGCTTCGGCGAAGCGGACCGCGCCGTACATGCCGTCGCGGTCGGTGAGCACGAGCGCGTCGAGCCCCAGCCGCACGGCCTCCTCCACCAGCACCTCGGGCGACGTGACGCCGTCGAGGAACGAGAAGTACGAGTGCAGGTGCAGCTCCGCGTACGGCACCCGCGGCTCGTCGGACTCGATGTCGGCCCACGGCTGAAGCCGCTTGGGCGGCCGGTAGCCCTCCCGCTTGCGCGACCACGCGGGCGAGTCCCCGCCGTCGCCGCGCACGGGCGCGCGTCCCGCCGCGATCCGCTCCAGCTCAGCCCACCGCATGAGCGGGTTGTTGAAGCCGCCTCGCCCGTCCTGCTGGTCCACCGCACCGTCCTCGCTCGCGTGGAGTTGCGCCGCGGGGAAGACAGCGTGTTCCGGCCTGCACCCGGATCAGGGGAACAGGTGTTCGAAAACCCAGCTTACCTCCTCGCGTCACCGGGGGCCGCAGCGAGGCAGGCCACATCACTGGACCGCCAGGCCCAGACCTGGACTACAGTCCCGCCCGTGGACGCGCCCAGGCTGACCCCGAAGGGACAGGCGACGCGGGCGCGCATCGTCGAAGCGGCGGCGGAACTGGTCGCCGGGCGCGGGGTGCACGGCACCGGCAACGGGCAGCTGCGCGCCAGGGCCGGCGTCAGCGGTTCGCAGCTCGCGCACTACTTCCCGGACAAAGCCGGGTGGGTGCGCGCCGTGCTGGAGTGGCGGGCGGGCACGGCGCCGGCGGGCCACCGCCGGGCGCAGCCGGACAGCCTCGACCGGCTGCGCAGCTGGGCCGAGCACGTCCGGCCCGACGAGTTCGGCGCGCTCGCGGCCGAGCTCGCCAAGTCCGGGCTGGACGGGCACGACGAGGTGCGAGCCGGCTTCGACCGGTGGACGGAGCTGTTCCGCGGCGGCTTCCAGGCGATGCGCGACCGCGGCGAGCCGGCGCCCCGAGCCGACCCCGGTCACCTCGCCCGCGTGCTGCCGGCCGCGTATCAAGGCGGTTCGCTGCTCACCCGCGCCCCCAGCGACGGCACCGCCCTGCGGGACGCGCTCCACGGCGCCCTCGCCCACGTCACGAAGTTCAGGAAAACCCGAGGAGTAGGAGAAGCATGACCCAGCTGCAGGTGATCGCCCGCTACACCGTGTCCGCCGGCCAGGAGGACGCCGTCGCGGCGCTCGTGCCCGAGCTCGCGAAGGCCGCGCGCACGGAGCCGGGCAACGTGTCGTTCGACGTGTACCGCTCGTTCGACGACCCGCGCTCGCTCGTGCTGCTCGAGCGCTACGTCTCGCGGGAGGCGTTCGCCGAGCACCGCGAGACGGAGCACTTCAAGCGGCTCGTGCTCGAAGGCATCGTGCCGCTGCTGGACGAGCGGACCGTGGAGCTCTACGACGTCACCGGCTGAGTCCACCGAGTCCGCCGGCACCACAGTGGACGGTCACGAACCGGCGTAGCGCCCCCGTGCGGCGTCGGCCGCCGCCTGGCGGTCGGCGTCGGACCAGGCGCCCAGTTCGTAGCCGTGCCACGGTTCGGCCAGGGTCAGCTCCGGCAGCCCCAGCTCCTGCCACAAGTCCTGCGCGCGCTCCATGAACTCCTTGGCGGGCAAGGACGTCGGCGGGTACGGCCGCTTGCGCGTGGCGTCGATCAGCAGCGCCGAAGACAAGCTGCCGTCCTCGGCCGCCGACGGGTCGAGCCGCGGCAGCTTGCCCGGCAGGACGGTGACGTCGCGCGCGGGCTGCATGCGGAAGCTCATCGCCCACGCCACCGCGTTGAGGTCCTCGGGGTCGACGTCGTCGTCCACGGCGATGATCGTCTTGCCCATCGAAGCCTCGTACCCGGACGCGGCGTAGAGCGCCTGCCGCGCCTGGCCCGGCGTCGGGTTCTTCAGCTGGATCACGAAGAACATGTTGCAGGTGCCGCTCTCGTGCGTGACGAAGCGCTGCACCGCGTTGATGTTGCACGCCTGCTTGAGGAAACGCAGGTACACGTTCTCGAAGGCGATCTTGCGCATCAGCGTCGACTCGCTCGGCGGGAACTCGCTGATGAACGCCTGCACGACCGGCGCCGTGCGGTGCGTGATGCAGCGGATCCGGAACACCGGCGAGGTCGTCTGCGGGCCCATGTACCCGCTCGCCTCGCCGAACGGACCCTCCGGTTCGAGGTGCTCCGGGTCGATCTCACCTTCGAGCACGATCTCCGCGTGCGCGGGCACCTCGAGGTCCACGATCTCGCAGCGCACCACTTCGAGCGGCCGGCCCATCAACCCGCCCGCCACGGCGTACTCGCTGACGCCGAACGGGATCTTCTGCGCGCCGGCGAACCCGACCGCGGGCACGGCGCCGAGGACGACCGCGGCTTCGAGTTTCTTGCCGAGGCGGCGGGCCT encodes:
- a CDS encoding TetR/AcrR family transcriptional regulator — its product is MDAPRLTPKGQATRARIVEAAAELVAGRGVHGTGNGQLRARAGVSGSQLAHYFPDKAGWVRAVLEWRAGTAPAGHRRAQPDSLDRLRSWAEHVRPDEFGALAAELAKSGLDGHDEVRAGFDRWTELFRGGFQAMRDRGEPAPRADPGHLARVLPAAYQGGSLLTRAPSDGTALRDALHGALAHVTKFRKTRGVGEA
- a CDS encoding putative quinol monooxygenase; amino-acid sequence: MTQLQVIARYTVSAGQEDAVAALVPELAKAARTEPGNVSFDVYRSFDDPRSLVLLERYVSREAFAEHRETEHFKRLVLEGIVPLLDERTVELYDVTG
- a CDS encoding UbiD family decarboxylase — protein: MTSANEYPYGDLREYLAELDRRGLLVRVTRPVDKDTELVPLVRLQFRGLPEAERKAFLFENVTDGSGRSFEGTVVMGAFASSRAVYTTALAAKPDEVAGRWAAALANPVEPVVVETGPCKENVLTGQSLLDFRGVDGFPHPISTPGFDPAPFLTAPYWITKDPEDGTYNVGIYRGMVKGPDRIGLQMDTPTQHIAIHLAKARRLGKKLEAAVVLGAVPAVGFAGAQKIPFGVSEYAVAGGLMGRPLEVVRCEIVDLEVPAHAEIVLEGEIDPEHLEPEGPFGEASGYMGPQTTSPVFRIRCITHRTAPVVQAFISEFPPSESTLMRKIAFENVYLRFLKQACNINAVQRFVTHESGTCNMFFVIQLKNPTPGQARQALYAASGYEASMGKTIIAVDDDVDPEDLNAVAWAMSFRMQPARDVTVLPGKLPRLDPSAAEDGSLSSALLIDATRKRPYPPTSLPAKEFMERAQDLWQELGLPELTLAEPWHGYELGAWSDADRQAAADAARGRYAGS
- a CDS encoding error-prone DNA polymerase — its product is MRWAELERIAAGRAPVRGDGGDSPAWSRKREGYRPPKRLQPWADIESDEPRVPYAELHLHSYFSFLDGVTSPEVLVEEAVRLGLDALVLTDRDGMYGAVRFAEAAREIGVRTGYGAELSLGLPAPQGGVADPAGTHLQVIARDIDGYRRLCSVISRGQLAGEKGRPVLALDDVADELRGHVLVLSGCRKGAVRGALARGDDAGAAAALKTLADRFGRDNVAVELLEQGLPLDDVHNDLLAALAGELKLPTVATNNVHYARPEQARHAAAVAAIRARRSVDDLEGWLPADGTAFLRSGAEQAGRFARYPGAVQRAALLGVECAFDLALVAPELPPFGVPAAFADEDDFLRHLTFEGAARRYGSRADNPKAYAQLDHELDVIRRLGFPGYFLVVWDIVRFCRQENILAQGRGSAANSAVCFALQISHADPVKWNLLFERFLAPERDGPPDIDVDIESDRREEVIQYVYEKHGRFHAAQVANVITYRARSAIRDAAKALGYSQGQQDAFGKQVDRWSSVASGSAPGEREGHDIPEDVLECATWLEDTPRHLGVHSGGMVIAKTPVSEIVPVEWATAADRSVLQWDKDDCAAIGLTKFDLLGLGMLSALHYTIDLVAEHHDVHIGLHDLDLADPSVYDMLCEADAVGVFQVESRAQLGTLPRLRPRKFYDLVVEVALIRPGPIQGGSVHPYIRRRRGEEKWEHAHPLLASALERTLGVPLFQEQVMQMARDVASFTAAEADQLRRAMGAKRSSAKMRRLAGRFFEGAAANGVAPELAARIFEQIHAFSGYGFPEAHSMSFALLVYASAWFKRYYPAAFCAGLLRAQPMGFYSPQSLVADARHHGVLTRSPDLNRSLPHATLESCPDSTGGVAIRLGLAGIRSVGQDVADRIVAERDASGPFASIGELTERVQLARPVVESLATAGAFGSVDRRSALWAAGPAASIRAGHLPGLALGHHAPALPGMTAFELATADLWATGITPDRHPVSFLREHLDTLGAIPAGELLAVPDGTRVHVGGAITHKQRPATAGGITFLNLEDETGMANVIVSVGVWRRGRRVLQNHSAVVVRGIAQVGQGTVSIVADRIEPLDLRNLALKSRDFR